In Brevibacillus marinus, the genomic window GCAGGGTGAACGCTACACCGCCGAGGAACAACAGCTTGAAGGCATTGCCGAAGTCGTCGACGCGGAGCATGTCGGCCATATAGGACAGCGGTTCATCCAGAGCGACGATGTTGGCGAAGACAAATCCGCCCGCGACGACCACCCCCGCAAGCGCCAGCCAGCCGAGGATCGCCCGATTGGCCTGCTTGCCCATGAACAGATCCAGCAGGGAGAGCAGCGTCGCCAAGCCCAGTATGATGAACTCGGGTAGAAGGTAGCTCCAATCGTAAGAAAAGATATCTTTTACTTCCATCGCTTACCCTCCTATTCCCGTTACGATCGGTACAATGGTTTTCAGCGTTTCTTGCAGTGGATCGCTCAGAACCGCCGGATAGATCCCAAGCAGGATGATGAAGCCGAGCAGGACGATCATCGGAATCACTTCAAGCGGCTGCGCATCGGCCAGTCCCAGGTAGCGGTCCGGTGTAGGCCCAAACGTCGTGCGCAGGGTGGCCCGCAGCAAATAGGCAGCCGTCAGAATGATGCCCAGCACGCCGATCGCCGCAATCACGGGCATCGAACCAAACAAGCCGAGGAAGGCGAGGAACTCGCTGATAAATCCGGACATCCCCGGCAGTCCCAGGGAAGCCATCGCTGCCGCCAGCAAAATCCCGCTGACGAACGGCATCGATCTGGCCAGACCGCCCAATTCGTCGATCTGCGATGTCTCCACGCGCTCCCAGATCACGCCGATCAGGAAGAACAGCAACGCGGAGATAAAGCCGTGGGAGACTGTCTGAAAGACTGCGCCCTGGAAGCCGATCGAATTCATCGCCGCCAGCCCGACCAACACGATGCCCATATGACTGATGCTGGAATACGCCATGACCAACTTCAGGTCTTTTTGCACGAAGGCAATCACAGCGCCGTACAAAATGTTGATGACCCCAAGGACGGCGAGCCAGGTGGCGAAGTAGTAGGCCTGTTCAGGGAAAAAGCCGATTCCCAGGCGGATGATCCCGTAGGCCCCCATTTTCAAGAGGATGCCGGAGTGAATCATCACGATCGGCACCGGCGCTTGCTGGTGCACCCGCAGCATCCAGGTATGGAACGGAAAGATCGGCAGTTTGATGCCGAACGCGATGAACAGGGCGAGAAACAGCGCGAACATCAGGCCAGGCCGGTGCTGCTCGACGAGCGCCAGGAAATCGGCGGAAGTCAGGATACTGCGCAGCTCGCTCATGTTCATCGTCGGCGCGGCCTGAAACTGCGGCGCCGTCCAGAAGATGACGATAAAGGCAAGCAGCATGATGGCCGAGCCGACTCCGTTGTACAGCAAAAACTTGTTGGCCGCCTTCTCCCGTTCGGGATAGCCCCAGATGCCGATCAAGAAGTAGGTCGGGATCAGCGTCAGTTCAAAAAAGATGAAAAAGAGCAACAGGTTTTGCGCCGCAAACACGCCGAACATCCCGATCAGCAGCAGGTGGAAGAGGATGAAGTACTCCTTCAGCCGCCGCTTGATCGGCCAAGACGCAATCGCTGCCATCGTCCCGATGATCGCGGTCAGGACGATCAGCGGCATGGAGATCCCGTCCACCCCCATGTCGTAGCTGATCGGGAAGGTAAGCAGCTGGCTCGTCGCGTCCGTGCCGATCGGGATCGCGATCCACGGCACGTGTTCGACGAACTGCATCTCCGCCTGCTGATAGTCGAAGTTGGCGAACAGCATCAGCGCCAGGATGAGGGGAAGCAGCGTGCCCAACACGCCGATCTGTTTGATAATCCCGCCATGGCGTTTGGGTACAAAGGCCAGGATCACAATCGCCAGCAGCGGCGAAAAGGTTATCAGGCTGAGCAGCATACTATTGTCCATGCGGGATACCTCCTAGCACCGTGAACCCGGCGACCAACAGAACCAAACCGAGCAACACGACAAAACCGTATGTTTGCACCTGTCCGTTCTGGATGCGCGCATGCAGCTTGCCGATGGCCACGGTGATGTTGGCCACAAGTGCCACCAACCCGTCCACGATATAGCGGTCAAACAGGTTGAGCACGATGCCCAGTCCTTTCAGCGGACGGACAAACGCGGCATCGTAGATTTCGTCCACGTAGTACTTGCGGTACGAAAGTTGATACAGCCATGGCAGCGGCCGGGAGATCACATCAGCCGCCACGGACCGCTTCACGTACATCAGATAGGCCAGCCAAATCCCCAACAGCGAGACGAGCACGGCCACCACCTGCACCCACACCGCGGCGTGGCCCGCCTCGGCGCCAAACGCCTTGGTCAGGTATTCGCCCACACTGCCGGAGACCAGCCAGTCCTGCAAAACGGGCGCATACGGCGTATTGACAAATCCGCTGAGCACGGCGAGCACGGCCAGGATCAGCATCGGCACCGTCATCACAGCGGGAGATTCATGCGCCTCCTCGGCTCCCCCGCGCCGCTCGCCGGCAAAGGTCAGGAAGTACAGGCGGAACATGTAAAACGCGGTGAAAAAGGCGGCGATCAGCCCCAGCCACAACAGGTCAAAGCGGTGTGCGCTGTACGCGGCCGCGAGAATCGCTTCTTTGGAGAAAAAGCCGGAAAGCGGCGGAATCCCCGCGATCGCCAGACAGCCGACGAGAAAGACGGCAGCCGTCAGCGGCATTTTTTTGCGCAAACCGCCCATCTCAAACACGTCCTGGGTATGTACAGCGTGAATCACACTGCCAGCCGCCAGGAACAGCAGCGCTTTGAAAAAGGCGTGCGTCATCAGGTGGAAGGTACCGGCCACATACCCGACCGCCCCTGCTACCCCCAGAGCCATCATCATGTACCCCAACTGACTGACCGTGGAGTAGGCCAGCACACGCTTGATGTCACGCTGGGTCAGGCCGATCGACGCGGCAAAAATCGCCGTAAACCCGCCCACATAAGCCACCACGTTCAGCGCGGTGGGCGATGCGATAAACAAAGGATACGAAGCGGCTACCAGATACACACCCGCCGCGACCATCGTCGCCGCGTGAATCAAGGCGGAAACCGGAGTGGGACCTTCCATCGCGTCGGGCAGCCAGGTATGCAGCGGGAACTGCCCGGATTTGCCGATCGCGCCGACGAAGATCAGAATCGCCGCCAGGGTAATCATCCACGGCTCCAGCCTGCCGGCCGATACGGCATTGAAAATCTCCGCGTAGTCGAAGCTTCCTGTCCACCAGAACAGCAGGATAATCCCGATGAACAGGCCCACATCGCCAATTCGCGTGACGATAAAAGCCTTTTTGGCCGCCGCTTTTGCTTCCGGCTTATAGTAGTAGAAGCCTACCAGCAGGAAGGAGCAGACCCCGACCAGTTCCCAAAAGATGTAGACCTGCAGCAGGCTGGGAGAGATCACGAGGCCGAGCATGGAAAAGGTAAACAGCGACAAGTATTGATAAAAGACCGGATAGCGCTCGTCACCATGCATGTAGCCCCGCGAGTAGATCTGCACCAGCAGGCTGACCAGCGAGACAATCACCAGCATCAGCGCATTCAGCTGGTTCACCTCAAAGCCCATCTCGACGACGGACTGGCCGATTTGCAGCCATTCGACCAATAATTTGTAATCGATCGCCCCATCCTGGAACCGTGCCCAAAAGGTCAGCAGCGACAGCACGAACGAAATCGCAACCGCGACGATTCCCAGATAAGCCGCCGCTTCTTTCAACTGGCGGCCGAACGAGACGATCAGCGCGAAAGCAAAAAGCGGAAAAAGAGGAATCAGCCAGGCGTATTGCATGATCGTGTCCATAATTCACCTATCCTTTTCCCTGTTTTGTCAACTCCCCACCCTCATTAACGCTTCATCGTGTCCATCTCGTCCACATTTACGGTCTCGCGGTTGCGGTACAGCGAGATTAGGATGGCGATCCCGACAGCCACTTCCGCCGCCGCCACGGTCATCGTAAACAGGGTGAAGATTTGCCCTGTCAGGGAGGCGTACAGTCCGTACTTGGCAAAAGCGACCAGGTTGATATTGACCGCGTTCAGCATCAATTCGATCGACAGCAGCACGACGATCGCATTGCGCTTGGTCAGGGCACCGTACAGCCCGACAGAAAAGAGGATGAGGGCCAACAGCAGGTAAATCGGAAGGGATACTTCAAAGATCATTCCTTGTCACCTTCCTTCTTGGCCAAGATAATTGCTCCGACCAATGCCACCAGCAACAGAACGGACGTCAGCTCAAACGGGATGACGAACTTCGTGAAGATCTCCGTTCCCAGCTGAACCACGTTGTCTGCCTGTGAAGCCGCCGTACTGCCCGGAGTCGCACCCCACGGCGTATTTTGAATCGCCCAGAAGACGATCAGGAAAAAGACAGCCACGGCGAGGAAGCTGAGCCAGCCTTTGTTCGCTTTGGAAATCGCTTCATCCGCCGCGTCGTGCCGGGTCAGCATAATTCCGAACAGCATGAGGATCGAAATCGCGCCGGAGTAAATCAAAACCTGCGAGACGGCGACAAACTCCGCTTCCAGGAGCACAAACAGACCGGCAATGCTTAAAAAGGTAATGCCCAGCGAGATGACCATGTGGACCACGCGGGTAAAGCTGATCATAAAGACCGCCCCCCCGATCGTCAGCAAGGAAAGCACGGCAAATGCGAGAAACGTTCCGCTCATCTGCATCGCTAGTTTTCCTCCCTGACGTTGGTATTGTTGTCATCCAGCCACTGCAAGTTTTTGTAAAGCTCATCCCGGCTGTAGGCGGCCAGCTCAAAGTTGTTGGTCATCACGATCGCATTTGTCGGACAAACCTCCGTACAGAGGTCGCAGAGAATACAGATTTCGAAATTAATGTCGTACGTGTCGATGATTTTTCCTTTTTTCTCCGGGTCAGGATGGGGTTTGCCCGTCAGCTGGATGCACTGGGTCGGACAAATACGCGCACACTGATTGCAGACAATGCATTTCTCCGGAGAAAAGTGCTGGATTCCGCGAAACCTGGGCGGCATGACATACGGCACATCCGGATAGGAGTGGGTCACTTTTTTCTCCGTCAGTTTCTTTAACGTGTACCCCAGGCCCTTGGCAAATCCTAACATGTGTGTTCACCCCTTTTCGATTGCTGGGACATGCAAGCCATTGCGGGCGAGATCAGATCATCCCCGACTGGAAGGAGACGAACAGCGCCGTCAGCATGATGTTGAGCAACGCCAGCGGCAGCAGGACTTTCCAGGCAAAACTCATCAGCTGGTCCGCCCGCGGGCGCGGCATGGTAGCACGAACCCAGAATTGGAAAAACACGTAAAGCAGGAACTTCAACACAAACCAGACAATCGGCGGGATAAAGTCAAGTGACGGATGGATCGGCAGCCATCCTCCCAAAAACAGGATCGTCACTAACGCCGCCATCCCAAACATGTAGACGTATTCCGCCAGCATGAACATCGCGAAGCGGAAGCCGGAATACTCCACGTGATAACCGGCCACCAGTTCCGACTCCGCTTCCGGCAAGTCGAACGGCGTACGGTTCAGCTCTGCCTGCGCTGCAATGAGAAACACGATAAAGCCGAGAAACTGCGGCACAATGTTCCAGACATCCTGCTGCGCGTAGACGATCTCCTTCAGATTCAGGCTTCCTGTCATCAGGATGACCCCGACGACCGACATCACCAGCGGCACTTCGTAGCTGATCATCTGCGCGGCCGAGCGCATTCCGCCGATGAGCGAGTACTTGTTGTTGGAAGCCCAACCAGCGGTAATCACGCCCAGCACGGTAATGCCGGACAGCGCGATGTAGTACAGGATGCCAATCCCCAGGTCCGCAAAATGCAGGGTGTCCGTAAACGGAATCACCGCCAACACAGTAAAGGCGGGTGCATAAGCCAGCACCGGCGCCAACGCAAACAATGCCTTGTCGGCGTTTTGTGGACGTGTATCTTCCTTTAAAAGCAGTTTTGCCACGTCCGCCACGGTCTGCAAAAGCCCGAGCGGACCAACCCGGTTGGGTCCCTGGCGCAGTTGAATCCAGCCGATTACTTTGCGCTCAAAGTAGATGGCATAGGTGACGAAACCCAGCACGACCGCCAGCAGTGCGACTGCCGCCAACGTAAACAGCAAGATGTTCAGCAAGGAAGGGGTTTGCTGCAAAAGCTGTTCCATCACGCATCCACCTCCCCAAGTACAATGTCAATGCTGCCCAGAATCGCAACCATGTCGGCGATGTTTTCCCCTTTCAGCAGTGCCGGGAGGATCTGCAGATTGTTGAAAGACGGACGGCGGAATTTGAGCCGCCACGGTTTGTCTTTCCCCTGGCTGGCGATATAGACGCCGATCTCTCCGCGGGGCGCTTCAATCCGCACGTAGGTCTCGCCTGCCGGCGGACGGATGACACGCGGCACCTTGCCCATGATTTCGCCTTCTTTGGGAAACTGCGCCACCGCTTGTTCGAGAATGCGCAGGGACTGTTCGATTTCCGCCATCCGCAGATGGTAGCGGGACAGACAGTCGCCTTCCGTCGCTACCGGCACATCAAAATCAAACCGGTCGTAGATGCAGTACGGCTCATCCTTGCGCAGATCCCACTTGACGCCGGTACACCGCAGCATCACACCGGACAGGGAATAGTCGAGGGCGGTCCGGGAGTCATAGCGGCCGATTCCCCGCAAGCGGTTGATGAAAATTTCGTTACCCGAAACCAGCCGGTGATAGTTGGCCAGCTCCTTTTTCATGTACTGGACAAACTCGCCCACCTTCTCGATCCAGCCGGGCGGCGCGTCCCATTTGACGCCGCCAATTCGCATGTAGTTAAACGTCATCCGCGCGCCGCACAGTTGGTTAAACAAATCGAGTATGATTTCACGGTCGCGGAAGGCATAAAGAAACGGACTCATCGCTCCGATATCCAAAAGATAAGTCCCCCACCAGACGAGATGACTTGCCACGCGGTTCAATTCCATCGCAATGAGCCGCAAATACTGTGCCCGTTCTGGTATTTCCAGTCCCATCATCGTCTCCACCGCATGACACAACACATAGTTGTTGGTCATTGCCGAGAGGTAGTCCAGGCGATCGGTGTACGGAATGATTTGCGTGTAGGTAAGATCCTCGGCCAGTTTTTCCGTCCCGCGGTGCAGATACCCAATCACCGGTGTAGCCTCGGTTATCGTCTCGCCATTTATCTTAACGACCATCCGAAACACGCCATGC contains:
- a CDS encoding complex I subunit 4 family protein, whose translation is MDNSMLLSLITFSPLLAIVILAFVPKRHGGIIKQIGVLGTLLPLILALMLFANFDYQQAEMQFVEHVPWIAIPIGTDATSQLLTFPISYDMGVDGISMPLIVLTAIIGTMAAIASWPIKRRLKEYFILFHLLLIGMFGVFAAQNLLLFFIFFELTLIPTYFLIGIWGYPEREKAANKFLLYNGVGSAIMLLAFIVIFWTAPQFQAAPTMNMSELRSILTSADFLALVEQHRPGLMFALFLALFIAFGIKLPIFPFHTWMLRVHQQAPVPIVMIHSGILLKMGAYGIIRLGIGFFPEQAYYFATWLAVLGVINILYGAVIAFVQKDLKLVMAYSSISHMGIVLVGLAAMNSIGFQGAVFQTVSHGFISALLFFLIGVIWERVETSQIDELGGLARSMPFVSGILLAAAMASLGLPGMSGFISEFLAFLGLFGSMPVIAAIGVLGIILTAAYLLRATLRTTFGPTPDRYLGLADAQPLEVIPMIVLLGFIILLGIYPAVLSDPLQETLKTIVPIVTGIGG
- a CDS encoding NADH-quinone oxidoreductase subunit J, with translation MSGTFLAFAVLSLLTIGGAVFMISFTRVVHMVISLGITFLSIAGLFVLLEAEFVAVSQVLIYSGAISILMLFGIMLTRHDAADEAISKANKGWLSFLAVAVFFLIVFWAIQNTPWGATPGSTAASQADNVVQLGTEIFTKFVIPFELTSVLLLVALVGAIILAKKEGDKE
- a CDS encoding NADH-quinone oxidoreductase subunit D, with translation MLLNVGPQHPSTHGVFRMVVKINGETITEATPVIGYLHRGTEKLAEDLTYTQIIPYTDRLDYLSAMTNNYVLCHAVETMMGLEIPERAQYLRLIAMELNRVASHLVWWGTYLLDIGAMSPFLYAFRDREIILDLFNQLCGARMTFNYMRIGGVKWDAPPGWIEKVGEFVQYMKKELANYHRLVSGNEIFINRLRGIGRYDSRTALDYSLSGVMLRCTGVKWDLRKDEPYCIYDRFDFDVPVATEGDCLSRYHLRMAEIEQSLRILEQAVAQFPKEGEIMGKVPRVIRPPAGETYVRIEAPRGEIGVYIASQGKDKPWRLKFRRPSFNNLQILPALLKGENIADMVAILGSIDIVLGEVDA
- the nuoH gene encoding NADH-quinone oxidoreductase subunit NuoH yields the protein MMEQLLQQTPSLLNILLFTLAAVALLAVVLGFVTYAIYFERKVIGWIQLRQGPNRVGPLGLLQTVADVAKLLLKEDTRPQNADKALFALAPVLAYAPAFTVLAVIPFTDTLHFADLGIGILYYIALSGITVLGVITAGWASNNKYSLIGGMRSAAQMISYEVPLVMSVVGVILMTGSLNLKEIVYAQQDVWNIVPQFLGFIVFLIAAQAELNRTPFDLPEAESELVAGYHVEYSGFRFAMFMLAEYVYMFGMAALVTILFLGGWLPIHPSLDFIPPIVWFVLKFLLYVFFQFWVRATMPRPRADQLMSFAWKVLLPLALLNIMLTALFVSFQSGMI
- the nuoL gene encoding NADH-quinone oxidoreductase subunit L, producing the protein MDTIMQYAWLIPLFPLFAFALIVSFGRQLKEAAAYLGIVAVAISFVLSLLTFWARFQDGAIDYKLLVEWLQIGQSVVEMGFEVNQLNALMLVIVSLVSLLVQIYSRGYMHGDERYPVFYQYLSLFTFSMLGLVISPSLLQVYIFWELVGVCSFLLVGFYYYKPEAKAAAKKAFIVTRIGDVGLFIGIILLFWWTGSFDYAEIFNAVSAGRLEPWMITLAAILIFVGAIGKSGQFPLHTWLPDAMEGPTPVSALIHAATMVAAGVYLVAASYPLFIASPTALNVVAYVGGFTAIFAASIGLTQRDIKRVLAYSTVSQLGYMMMALGVAGAVGYVAGTFHLMTHAFFKALLFLAAGSVIHAVHTQDVFEMGGLRKKMPLTAAVFLVGCLAIAGIPPLSGFFSKEAILAAAYSAHRFDLLWLGLIAAFFTAFYMFRLYFLTFAGERRGGAEEAHESPAVMTVPMLILAVLAVLSGFVNTPYAPVLQDWLVSGSVGEYLTKAFGAEAGHAAVWVQVVAVLVSLLGIWLAYLMYVKRSVAADVISRPLPWLYQLSYRKYYVDEIYDAAFVRPLKGLGIVLNLFDRYIVDGLVALVANITVAIGKLHARIQNGQVQTYGFVVLLGLVLLVAGFTVLGGIPHGQ
- the nuoK gene encoding NADH-quinone oxidoreductase subunit NuoK produces the protein MIFEVSLPIYLLLALILFSVGLYGALTKRNAIVVLLSIELMLNAVNINLVAFAKYGLYASLTGQIFTLFTMTVAAAEVAVGIAILISLYRNRETVNVDEMDTMKR
- the nuoI gene encoding NADH-quinone oxidoreductase subunit NuoI: MLGFAKGLGYTLKKLTEKKVTHSYPDVPYVMPPRFRGIQHFSPEKCIVCNQCARICPTQCIQLTGKPHPDPEKKGKIIDTYDINFEICILCDLCTEVCPTNAIVMTNNFELAAYSRDELYKNLQWLDDNNTNVREEN